The region ACGCCGCGGCGTCGATGCCCCGGTTCGAATCCGCGCGCTGACTTCGTACGCGGGCCCCCTCGTCGTCCACGCTCGGCCGCGTTCGCGACCGAGACCCGCCCCCCGCTTTCCCCCGTTCGACGGCCTCCGGCGCGGACAGGTCGGGGGCGGCCGCCTCCCCCACGCCGGCGCGGGACTGCCCCGGCACTATCGGGGTACCCTCCGTTTGCTCGTCGCTCTCGCCCGATTCTCCGTCGCTTTCGTCCGTCTCCCCGTCGCTCCCGTCGGTGTTCGCTTCGGCTTCGTCGTCCGCTCCCCCGCCGTTCCGGGGTGACGGCGCTACAGCGCCGTCTGATCCGTCGTTTCCGTCGTCGGTCTCGTCGCTCTCGTCGTCCGGTCCGGTCGAATCGGGTGTCGAGTCGGAGGCGTCGTCGGCGTCGCCCGTCTCGTCGGCGGACTCCTCGTCGGAGTCGGACTGCCCGTCGCGTTCCGCTCGGTCCTCCCCGTCGGCTTCGCCCTCTCCCTCGGCTTCGTCCTGCCCGTCTTCTCCATTCTCCCGGCCGTCGTCACTCCCCTCGTCGAAGTGGTCGTCGAGGAGTTCCTCGGGGTCGGGGGCGTCCTCGAACGGGCGCGACCGGAGCCGGTGGGGGAGTGCGAGTTCCGCCGCCCGCCGAACGTCGGACTCGACGACCTTCGAACGCCCCTCGAGGGCGGCGAACGTCGCGGCGGCCCGCGCCGCGGCGATGTCCCCGCGGTGCCCCTCGATGCCCGAGTCGCGGCAGAGTTCCGCGATGTCTCTGGCGAACTGCGTCGGCAGTTCGACCTCGGGGAGCCGTTTCCGGGCCCGTCGCAGGCGGCCTCGGGGGTCGTCGATACCGCGTCCGTCGTCCGGCGCGTCGGTCGCATTGGCGGGGGTAACGTCCGTCCGTCCCGTCGCCCGGTCGATGATTTCGACCCGGCGGTCGATGTCCTCGCAGGCCGTCACCGTCGCTTGGAGCGCGAAGCGGTCGCGCAACTGCGGTCTGAGCTCTCCCTCCTCCGGGTTCATCGTCCCGACGAGCGTGAAATCGGCCGGGTGGGAGACGCTCACGCCGTCGCGTTCGACCGTGTTGACGCCGCTGGCCGCCGCGTCGAGAAGCACGTCCACGAGGTGGTCGTCGAGGAGGTTCACCTCGTCCACGTAGAGGATGCCGCGGTTGGCGCGGGCGAGCAGTCCGGGGTCGAACTCGTGCTGGCCGTCTAAGGCGTCCGCGACGGAGAGCGTCCCGACCACCCGTTCGCGCGTCGCCCCCAACGGCAGGGTCACGAGCGGTACCGAACGCTCGGTCGTCGGCGGGTCCGTCCGGTCGCGGCAGTCCGCACACTGCTTCTCCGGGGCGTTCGGCGGACACCCGTAAGGACAGTCCTCGACGGCTTCCTGCGTCGGAAGGAGGTCGGCGAGCGCCCGAACCGCCGTGGACTTCGCCGTCCCCTTCTCGCCCCGTATCAGCAGTCCGTCCAACGCCGCGTTCGCCCCGACGGTTAGTAAAGCGCTCTTGAGTTCCTCCTGACCGACGATTTCCGAGAAAGAGAGCGACGTACCCCCGGCGTACGAAGCTTTTTTGGCTCTGCCGAAGTCAACCATACTTGTATTAGCGCAATGGAGGTTTAACAACGTTATGTCAACAATCGGCCTATACACCGCGACCGAAAACGAACTCGGGGCCGTCCAGCGGGCCGCCGAGCGGACGGACGCGAACCTGGTCGTTCGCTCGGAGAGCGACTTCGACGGGCAGGCGGACGTCGACGCGTTCCTCGACGAGATAGAAGACGCGACGGCGGCAATCTTCTGGCTCCACGGCGCGGAGGAGAGCATGCCGGGGTACGACCACGCCGTCGGCCGCCTCGAAGACGCCGGCGTTCCGCTGGTCGTCAAATCGACCGGCGACGCCTACGCGCTGGAGGACACGTCCGTCGCCGCGGCGGACCGCGACCGGGTGTACGAGTACTTGGAGAAGGGCGGAACCAGCAACGTCGCGAACTGCGTTCGGTTCCTCGCCGACGAGTACGGGGACGGCGACTACGAGTACGACGACCCCGTGACGCTCCCGACGGAGGGCGTCTACCACCCGGACCACCCCGGCGCGTCGTACGACGAACTCCTCGGCACGTTCGACCCGGCAGCGCCGACGGTCGGCGTCTGGTTCTACGAGTCCCACTGGACCCACGAGAACACCCGCTACGTCGACGCGCAGGTGCGCGCCATCGAGGCGCAGGGCGCGAACGCGCTCCCGATATTCTGCAACCCCGCGACGGATAGCGACGAGCAGTGGGACGCCGAGCGAGTGACCGAGGAGTGGTTGCTCGACGCGGACGGCGACCCCGTCGTCGACGCCGTGCTCTCGTCGTTCATGTTCTCGCTGTCGATGGACGAACGCGGCCGGTCGGCCGACGACGAGGGCGACGGCGCCGAGGACGTGTTCCTCGACCGACTCGGCGTGCCCGTCATTCAGACCGTGACGACGATGCGCTCTCGCTCCCGGTACGAGAAGAGCGACACCGGCGTGATGGGCTTCGAACTCGCCCTCTCGGTCGCGCTTCCGGAGTTCGACGGCAACGTCGTCACCCACCCCATAAGCGGCAAGGAGCGAACCGACGACGAGGCAGGTATCGGAAGCGCGCCGAAGCAGCACTTCCCTATCGACGACCGGGTGGACCACGCCGCGCGACTCGCGGTCAACTGGGCGAGCCTGCGGCACACCCCCAACGAGGAGAAGAACGTCGCGGTCGTCCTGCACAACTACCCGCCGAGCGACGACGGCATCGGCACCGCCTTCGGACTCGACAGCCCTGAGAGCACGGTCAATCTCCTCGAAGAACTGGACGCCCGTAACTACAATATCGGCGGACGACTCCCCGAGAGCGGTCAGTCCTTAGTCGAACGGCTCACGTCGCAACTGACCCTCGACGACCGCTGGGTCGCCCCCGAGGACGTCCGCGACCTGAGCGTCGACGTCGTCTCCCCCGAGCAGTACCGCGAGTGGTTCGAGGCCGCCGACGAGCGATTCCGGGCGAACGTCGTCGAGGAGTGGGGCGAAGCCCCCGACCGGCCGTTCGCCATCCCCGGCGTGGAGTTCGGGAACGTCCTCGTCACCGTCCAACCGCCGCGCGGGTTCGGGATGGACCCCTCGAAGGTGTACCACGACTCCGACCTCCAACCGCCCCACGACTACGTGGCGTTCTACGGGTGGCTCCGCAACTCCTTCGACGCCGACGCCGTCGTCCACCTCGGCACGCACGGGAGTTTAGAGTGGCTCCCCGGCAAGACGGTCGGACTGGACGGCGAGAGCGCCCCCGACCAGTTGATCGACGACCTGCCGAACGTCTACCCGTACATCGTCAACAACCCCGGCGAGGGGACCCAAGCGAAGCGGCGTTCCTACGCCGCCATCGTCGATTACCTGACGCCGGTGATGCGCAACGCCGGCACGTACGACGAACTCGCCGAACTCGAAGAACTCGCGGACCAGTACCGCGAAGCCGGCATGGAGGACGCCCGCACCGACGACGGCGACCACCTCGAAGCGCTCCTCCGCGAGAAAGTCGAGGAACTGGACCTCGCCGTCGAACTCGGTATCGACGGCGAGATATCCGAGCGAGCGGACGTTCGCGGCCCCGAGGAGGCCGGTTCGACCCTCGCGGAGGGTGCCGTCGAGGGTGACGACGTGGACGTCGAGGAACTCGTCGAACGCGTCCACGCGTACCTCACGGACGTGAAGACGACGCAGATTCGGATGGGGCTCCACACGATGAGCGAACCGCCCGCCGACGAACGCCTCGTCGAGTACCTCGTGGCGCTCACCCGACTGGAGAACCCCGGCGGGCCGAGTCTCCGAGAGAGCGTGGCGGGCGTCCTCGGAATCGATTACCAGCGGATGCTCGACGAACCGGGGGCGTACGACGAGGAACTCGGGATGACGCTCTCGGAGGCCGCAGACGAGGTGTACGAGACGAGCCTCGACCTCGTTCGGACGCTTGCCGAGCACGACTTCGACGTTCCGACGTCGGAGACGGAAGCGGAACCCGACGACGAAGTGAACATGAATCTGCTCGTGGTGGACATCGACCCCCTCGGGGACGCGCGCGCGAAGTCGGGCGCGCACGACCGTCTCCGCGAGGCACTCGCGTTCATCTGCGAGGAGGCGGCCCCGCGCGTGCGGGGTGCCGAAGACGAGATTCCGCGGACGGCGGACGCCCTCGCCGGCGAGTACGTCCCCCCCGGCGGAAGCGGCGCGCCCACTCGTGGCGGCGTCGACCTGCTCCCGACGGCGCGGAACTTCTACACGTTGGACCCGCGGAAGGTGCCCGCAAAGAGCGCGTGGCGGGTCGGGCGAGAGGTCGCAGAGGGTATCGCGGAGCGTCACCGTAGGGAACGGGGCGAGTACCCAGAGGAGATAGGCGTCGTCGCGTGGGGGACGCCGACCGTCCGCACCCGCGGGGAGACCATCGCACAGGTGTTGGCGCTGATGGGCGTCGAACCGGTGTGGACCGACGCCGGGCGCGTCGACGACGTGGAGCCGATACCCTTAGACGAACTCGGACGGCCCCGAATCGACGTGACCACGCGCGTCTCGGGACTGTTCCGGGACGCCTTCCCGCAGGCTGCGGGCGTCGTCCACGACGCCGTGGACGCGGTGGTCGAACTCGACGAACCGCACGAGATGAACTACGTGAAGAAGCACGTCGAAGAGGAGACGGAGCGACTCGAAGACGAGGGCGTCGAGAACCCCGAGAAAGCCGCCAAACACCGCGTGTTCACGACTCGCCCCGGCGGGTACGGAGCCGGGACGAACAAGGCCGTAGACGAGGGCAACTGGGCGGACCGTTCGGACCTCGCGGACGTGTACGTCCAGTGGGGCGGGTACGCCCTCGGAAGTCGCGGGCGCGTCTCCGAGGCGCACGACGCCTTCGAGCGCCGCCTCGGCAGCGTCGAGGCGACGGTCAAGATAGAGGACACCGCAGAACAGGACGAGTTCGACAGTTCGGACTGGTACGCGTTCCACGGCGGCTTCATCACCGCCGTCTCCGAAATCGCGGGCGAGGAGCCCGCCTCCTACGTCGGCGACTCCAGCGACCCCGACAACGTCTCCGTGTACACGAACGAGGAGAAGGTCCGCAAGGCGATGCGCGCCCGCGTGCTCAACCCCGATTGGCTCGACAGCATGGCGGAACACGACTACAAGGGTGCGGGCGACCTCTCGACCACCGTGGACGTGGTCCTCGGGTGGGACGCGACCACCGGCGTCGTCAGCGACGCACTCTGGAGCGACGTGGCCGAGAAGTACGCCTTCGACGAGGAACGGCAGGAGTGGATGCGCGAGGTGAACCCGTGGGCCTTAGAGAGCATCAGCGACACGCTCTTGGAAGCCATCGAGCGCGGACTGTGGGACGCCGACGACGAGACGGCCGACCGGCTTCGGGATATCAACCTCCGGGTTGACGGCGACATCGAAGCGCGCGCCGGACGCGCGAACGCCTCGGAGGTGCCCGGCGATGACGACTGAGGAGGGCCGACAGGACCGCGGCACCGACCGAGAGGA is a window of Halopelagius longus DNA encoding:
- the cobN gene encoding cobaltochelatase subunit CobN encodes the protein MSTIGLYTATENELGAVQRAAERTDANLVVRSESDFDGQADVDAFLDEIEDATAAIFWLHGAEESMPGYDHAVGRLEDAGVPLVVKSTGDAYALEDTSVAAADRDRVYEYLEKGGTSNVANCVRFLADEYGDGDYEYDDPVTLPTEGVYHPDHPGASYDELLGTFDPAAPTVGVWFYESHWTHENTRYVDAQVRAIEAQGANALPIFCNPATDSDEQWDAERVTEEWLLDADGDPVVDAVLSSFMFSLSMDERGRSADDEGDGAEDVFLDRLGVPVIQTVTTMRSRSRYEKSDTGVMGFELALSVALPEFDGNVVTHPISGKERTDDEAGIGSAPKQHFPIDDRVDHAARLAVNWASLRHTPNEEKNVAVVLHNYPPSDDGIGTAFGLDSPESTVNLLEELDARNYNIGGRLPESGQSLVERLTSQLTLDDRWVAPEDVRDLSVDVVSPEQYREWFEAADERFRANVVEEWGEAPDRPFAIPGVEFGNVLVTVQPPRGFGMDPSKVYHDSDLQPPHDYVAFYGWLRNSFDADAVVHLGTHGSLEWLPGKTVGLDGESAPDQLIDDLPNVYPYIVNNPGEGTQAKRRSYAAIVDYLTPVMRNAGTYDELAELEELADQYREAGMEDARTDDGDHLEALLREKVEELDLAVELGIDGEISERADVRGPEEAGSTLAEGAVEGDDVDVEELVERVHAYLTDVKTTQIRMGLHTMSEPPADERLVEYLVALTRLENPGGPSLRESVAGVLGIDYQRMLDEPGAYDEELGMTLSEAADEVYETSLDLVRTLAEHDFDVPTSETEAEPDDEVNMNLLVVDIDPLGDARAKSGAHDRLREALAFICEEAAPRVRGAEDEIPRTADALAGEYVPPGGSGAPTRGGVDLLPTARNFYTLDPRKVPAKSAWRVGREVAEGIAERHRRERGEYPEEIGVVAWGTPTVRTRGETIAQVLALMGVEPVWTDAGRVDDVEPIPLDELGRPRIDVTTRVSGLFRDAFPQAAGVVHDAVDAVVELDEPHEMNYVKKHVEEETERLEDEGVENPEKAAKHRVFTTRPGGYGAGTNKAVDEGNWADRSDLADVYVQWGGYALGSRGRVSEAHDAFERRLGSVEATVKIEDTAEQDEFDSSDWYAFHGGFITAVSEIAGEEPASYVGDSSDPDNVSVYTNEEKVRKAMRARVLNPDWLDSMAEHDYKGAGDLSTTVDVVLGWDATTGVVSDALWSDVAEKYAFDEERQEWMREVNPWALESISDTLLEAIERGLWDADDETADRLRDINLRVDGDIEARAGRANASEVPGDDD
- a CDS encoding ATP-binding protein, which codes for MVDFGRAKKASYAGGTSLSFSEIVGQEELKSALLTVGANAALDGLLIRGEKGTAKSTAVRALADLLPTQEAVEDCPYGCPPNAPEKQCADCRDRTDPPTTERSVPLVTLPLGATRERVVGTLSVADALDGQHEFDPGLLARANRGILYVDEVNLLDDHLVDVLLDAAASGVNTVERDGVSVSHPADFTLVGTMNPEEGELRPQLRDRFALQATVTACEDIDRRVEIIDRATGRTDVTPANATDAPDDGRGIDDPRGRLRRARKRLPEVELPTQFARDIAELCRDSGIEGHRGDIAAARAAATFAALEGRSKVVESDVRRAAELALPHRLRSRPFEDAPDPEELLDDHFDEGSDDGRENGEDGQDEAEGEGEADGEDRAERDGQSDSDEESADETGDADDASDSTPDSTGPDDESDETDDGNDGSDGAVAPSPRNGGGADDEAEANTDGSDGETDESDGESGESDEQTEGTPIVPGQSRAGVGEAAAPDLSAPEAVERGKAGGGSRSRTRPSVDDEGARVRSQRADSNRGIDAAASVRAATARGAPSVESRDLRQSVRRSDASALVLFAVDASASMLPAMRAAKGTVLELLKDAYQKRDEVAFVAFAGDEADVLLPPTNSVTLAARHLKDLPTGDRTPLPAGLRTAGDVLERADPAAGVVVLVTDGRANVAEGSPVRETRAAARRLTELGAHVVVVDAGDDDRAGLTGTIADETGGERVPLSALSAERIDAAVGAARET